A region of Streptomyces paludis DNA encodes the following proteins:
- a CDS encoding DUF6221 family protein, with amino-acid sequence MKNPNAPLVAFVRARLAEEEALARAAGGDSWRCPPDLPGEVHDANGAVAFTLKGFGYDRHTAFQDPARTVRRVETSLVLLDEYEEVAELDVDRPEQTFRAGRAVGLGFVVRQLAAEHAGHPEYRAGWLPRFFQ; translated from the coding sequence ATGAAGAACCCCAACGCCCCTCTGGTGGCATTCGTACGCGCGCGGCTCGCCGAGGAGGAGGCGCTCGCCCGGGCCGCCGGCGGTGACTCCTGGCGCTGCCCGCCCGATCTGCCGGGCGAGGTGCACGACGCCAACGGCGCGGTCGCGTTCACCCTGAAGGGCTTCGGCTACGACCGGCACACCGCGTTCCAGGACCCGGCCCGTACCGTCCGCCGCGTCGAGACCAGCCTTGTGCTGCTCGACGAGTACGAGGAGGTGGCGGAGCTGGACGTGGACCGCCCGGAACAGACCTTCCGGGCGGGCCGCGCGGTCGGACTCGGCTTTGTCGTACGGCAGTTGGCGGCGGAGCACGCGGGCCATCCGGAGTACAGGGCCGGGTGGCTGCCGAGGTTCTTCCAGTAA
- a CDS encoding acetylxylan esterase — MSLSDLPLDELRGYRSLSVEPADFDQFWAKTLTEARGHDLAARFEPVATALSTLEVLDVTFAGFGGHPVKGWLVLPAGAREPLPVVVEYIGYGGGRGLPHSHLLWASAGFAHFVMDTRGQGAGWNGGDTPDPVGSASSFPGFMTRGVEDPETYYYRRLFTDAVRAVEAARAHPLVDASRTAVLGASQGGGITLAVAGLVPDLVAAAPDVPFLCDFPRATTITDRHPYREIGNYLKTFRGRTETVTRTLGYFDGVHFAARALAPALFSVALEDQTCPPSTVFAAFNAYAHEDKAIEVYDFNDHEGGGAYQQAAQLAWLPARLTA, encoded by the coding sequence ATGTCCCTGTCCGATCTGCCCCTCGACGAACTCCGCGGCTACCGCAGCCTGTCCGTCGAGCCCGCGGACTTCGACCAGTTCTGGGCCAAGACCCTCACCGAGGCGCGCGGCCACGATCTCGCCGCCCGCTTCGAGCCCGTGGCGACGGCGCTGTCGACGCTGGAGGTCCTCGACGTGACCTTCGCCGGCTTCGGCGGTCACCCCGTCAAGGGCTGGCTGGTGCTGCCGGCCGGCGCCCGGGAGCCGCTGCCGGTGGTGGTGGAGTACATCGGTTACGGGGGCGGCCGCGGGCTGCCGCACAGCCATCTGCTCTGGGCGTCCGCCGGGTTCGCGCACTTCGTGATGGACACCCGGGGGCAGGGCGCCGGGTGGAACGGCGGGGACACCCCCGACCCGGTGGGCAGCGCCTCCTCGTTCCCGGGCTTCATGACCCGGGGCGTCGAGGACCCGGAGACGTACTACTACCGGCGGCTGTTCACCGACGCGGTCCGCGCCGTGGAGGCGGCCCGCGCCCACCCGCTGGTCGACGCGTCGCGCACGGCGGTCCTCGGGGCGAGCCAGGGCGGCGGGATCACGCTGGCGGTGGCCGGGCTCGTGCCGGACCTGGTGGCGGCGGCGCCGGATGTGCCGTTCCTCTGCGACTTCCCGCGCGCGACGACGATCACCGACCGCCATCCGTACCGGGAGATCGGCAACTACCTCAAGACGTTCCGCGGCCGGACGGAGACGGTCACGCGCACCCTCGGCTACTTCGACGGTGTGCACTTCGCGGCGCGCGCGCTGGCCCCGGCGCTGTTCTCGGTGGCGCTGGAGGACCAGACGTGCCCGCCGTCGACGGTCTTCGCGGCCTTCAACGCCTACGCGCACGAGGACAAGGCGATCGAGGTGTACGACTTCAACGACCACGAGGGCGGCGGGGCGTACCAGCAGGCCGCCCAACTGGCCTGGCTGCCCGCGCGGCTGACGGCCTGA
- a CDS encoding alpha/beta fold hydrolase codes for MTTSYRHPGVVLTDHRFTVPLDHADPAGERIELYAREAVASARAGENLPWLLYLEGGPGFGARRFIGRQAWLGRALQEFRVLLLDQRGTGLSTPANRQTLPTRGGPERQAAYLTHFRADSIVRDCETIRPQLTGGAPWTVLGQSFGGFCATHYLCAAPEGLDTVLITGGLPSLDATADEVYRAAYPRVARKVEAHYARYPQDIARARRIAEHLAEHRPVLPTGYTLTPEAFQSLGILLGGSDGSHRLNHLLENAFVRTPAGPALSDAFQEDVTAALSFAGHPLYALHHEPIYAQDGRPTEWAAERVRGEFARFDAATTLAGETPLYFSGESIHPWHFDCDPALRPLRETAELLAAHRDWPALYDPVRLAANEVPVAAAVYHDDMYVDRDHSLRTARTIRGLRTWVTDEFEHDGVRAGGPRVLDRLLMLARGEN; via the coding sequence TTGACCACCAGTTACCGCCACCCCGGCGTCGTCCTCACCGATCACCGCTTCACGGTCCCGCTGGACCACGCCGATCCGGCGGGGGAGCGGATCGAGCTGTACGCGCGCGAGGCCGTCGCGAGCGCCCGCGCCGGCGAGAACCTGCCCTGGCTCCTGTATCTGGAGGGCGGCCCCGGCTTCGGCGCGCGCCGGTTCATCGGCCGGCAGGCGTGGCTCGGCCGCGCCCTCCAGGAGTTCCGGGTGCTCCTCCTCGACCAGCGCGGCACCGGCCTGTCCACCCCGGCCAACCGGCAGACCCTTCCGACGCGCGGCGGCCCGGAGCGGCAGGCCGCGTACCTCACCCACTTCCGCGCCGACTCCATCGTGCGCGACTGCGAGACGATCAGACCGCAGCTGACCGGCGGCGCCCCCTGGACCGTGCTCGGCCAGAGCTTCGGCGGCTTCTGCGCCACCCACTACCTCTGCGCCGCCCCCGAGGGACTCGACACCGTACTGATCACCGGCGGGCTGCCCTCCCTGGACGCCACGGCGGACGAGGTCTACCGCGCCGCCTACCCGCGCGTCGCCCGCAAGGTCGAGGCGCACTACGCCCGCTATCCGCAGGACATCGCGCGGGCCCGCCGGATCGCGGAGCACCTGGCCGAGCACCGCCCCGTACTGCCCACCGGATACACCCTGACCCCCGAGGCGTTCCAGTCGCTGGGCATCCTGCTCGGCGGCTCGGACGGCAGCCACCGGCTCAACCACCTGCTGGAGAACGCCTTTGTGCGCACCCCGGCGGGCCCGGCCCTCTCCGACGCCTTCCAGGAGGACGTGACGGCCGCCCTGTCGTTCGCCGGACACCCGCTGTACGCCCTGCACCACGAGCCGATCTACGCCCAGGACGGCCGGCCCACCGAGTGGGCCGCCGAGCGGGTACGCGGCGAGTTCGCCCGGTTCGACGCGGCCACGACCCTCGCCGGGGAGACACCGCTGTACTTCAGCGGCGAGTCCATACACCCCTGGCACTTCGACTGCGACCCGGCGCTGCGCCCGCTGCGCGAGACGGCCGAGCTGCTCGCCGCCCACCGCGACTGGCCCGCGCTGTACGACCCGGTCCGGCTCGCCGCCAACGAGGTACCGGTCGCCGCGGCCGTCTACCACGACGACATGTACGTCGACCGGGACCATTCGCTGCGCACCGCGCGGACGATCCGGGGGCTGCGCACCTGGGTGACGGACGAGTTCGAGCACGACGGGGTGCGGGCCGGCGGGCCGCGCGTCCTGGACCGGCTGCTGATGCTCGCGCGCGGCGAGAACTGA
- a CDS encoding DUF5133 domain-containing protein, which yields MLLPNRHLVTDLLARYRAWERLVLADPLDDTVRGRFEDVAYTLCVLMGQRTAREAIWQAEAYLRRIRPVPIFPDVPKTAAVPAVRD from the coding sequence ATGCTGCTGCCGAACAGGCATTTGGTCACGGATCTGCTGGCCCGGTACCGGGCATGGGAGCGGCTGGTGCTCGCCGACCCGCTCGACGACACCGTCCGGGGCCGCTTCGAGGATGTCGCGTACACGCTGTGCGTGCTGATGGGGCAGCGTACGGCGCGTGAGGCGATCTGGCAGGCCGAGGCGTATCTGCGCAGGATCCGGCCCGTACCGATCTTCCCGGACGTACCGAAGACGGCCGCCGTACCGGCGGTCCGCGACTGA
- a CDS encoding NADPH:quinone oxidoreductase family protein — MLAWRVHRNGEPDEVMRLTETAPPVPGEGQLLLRVRAANINFPDVLLCRGQYQVRPPLPFTPGVEICGETEDGRRVIATPALPDGGLAEYAVADAAALLPAPDALDDAEAAALLVGYQTGWFALHRRARLQPGETLLVHAAAGGVGSAAVQLGKAAGATVIGVAGGPDKARVARELGCDTVIDRRTDDVVAAVKEATGGRGADVVYDPVGGDAYQQSAKCVAFEGRIVVVGFASGTIPAPALNHAMVKNYAVLGLHWGLYRTKDPAAVARCHEELTALADRGDIRPLISERVPLKDAADAMRRVGDGTTTGRVVVLPAPEGEPR, encoded by the coding sequence ATGCTGGCATGGCGAGTGCACCGGAACGGCGAGCCGGACGAGGTGATGCGACTGACGGAGACGGCGCCCCCGGTGCCCGGCGAGGGGCAGCTCCTGCTGCGGGTCAGGGCCGCGAACATCAACTTCCCGGATGTGCTGCTCTGCCGCGGCCAGTACCAGGTCAGGCCGCCGCTCCCGTTCACCCCGGGCGTCGAGATCTGCGGGGAGACCGAGGACGGCCGGCGGGTCATCGCCACCCCCGCGCTGCCCGACGGCGGACTCGCCGAGTACGCCGTCGCCGACGCGGCGGCGCTGCTGCCCGCCCCCGACGCGCTCGACGACGCCGAGGCCGCCGCCCTGCTCGTCGGCTACCAGACGGGCTGGTTCGCCCTGCACCGGCGGGCCCGCCTCCAGCCGGGCGAGACCCTGCTCGTCCACGCGGCGGCCGGCGGGGTCGGCAGCGCCGCCGTACAGCTCGGCAAGGCCGCGGGCGCCACCGTCATCGGGGTCGCCGGCGGCCCTGACAAGGCCCGTGTCGCCCGCGAACTGGGCTGCGACACGGTGATCGACCGCCGTACGGACGATGTCGTCGCCGCCGTCAAGGAGGCCACCGGCGGCCGGGGCGCGGACGTCGTCTACGACCCGGTGGGCGGCGACGCCTACCAGCAGTCCGCGAAGTGTGTCGCCTTCGAGGGCCGCATCGTGGTCGTGGGCTTCGCGAGCGGCACGATCCCCGCCCCCGCCCTCAACCACGCCATGGTGAAGAACTACGCGGTCCTCGGCCTGCATTGGGGGCTCTACCGCACCAAGGACCCGGCGGCGGTGGCGCGTTGCCACGAGGAGCTGACCGCGCTCGCGGACCGGGGCGACATCAGGCCGCTGATCAGCGAACGGGTGCCGCTGAAGGACGCCGCCGACGCCATGCGGCGCGTCGGTGACGGCACCACCACCGGCCGGGTGGTCGTGCTCCCGGCGCCGGAGGGAGAGCCCCGATGA